A stretch of DNA from Paenibacillus sp. FSL W8-0186:
CATAATGAGAAAAATCCCAAGCACCGCAATAACAATCGAGAAAATGAAAATCCAGCGCCATCCCATATAGGTAGCGATTGCTCCCCCGGCAAACGAGCATACGCCCGATCCGCCCCACGAGCCGATCGACCAATAGCTTAGCGCCCGCTGACGCTCTGCCCCGTCATAGTAGGTTTTAACCAGAGCCATCGTCGCCGGCATGATACATGCCCCAGACAGCCCTTGAACGATGCGCCCAATAATCAGCAGAACAGACCCTTGCGCAAGTACAAGACATAAAGAGCCGACGATGCTAAGCACCATCCCGACATAAGTTAATTTCATGCGCCCATACTTGTCCGCCAGTCCCCCGGCAACGACGATAAAAATTCCGGAGAACAAAGCGGTCAAACTGATGGCGATATTGATAATATCAAGGGAAATCCCCAGATCGGCCTGTACAGCAGGTACAATATTCACCATCGATTGAGCAAACAGCCAGAATGTAATGACCCCGAATACAATCCCGAGGATTAACTTATTTGTGCCATGATACGGAGTGTCCATTTATTTGTCGTCCTCTCTTAGGTAGTCTATAACTACAGCGCCCATCGCTTGGGCAGCAATAAGCATACTGTCCTCGTTAATATCGAATTTAGGATGGTGATGCGGATAATATTTGCCATCCGCCGGCATCGCCCCGACATAGAAAAATACGCTCGGACGTTCTTTGGCATAATATGCGAAATCCTCCGACGGCGGCTGCGGCTCACAGCGTTCAACGCCCGTCACTCCAGGTATCGCACTGCTTTTTAACGACGCCGCTACAAATTCCGTCAACGCTGGATCATTGTAAAGCACCGGATAATCATTCAGGTAATTCAGTTCATACGTAATTCCGAACGTTTCCTGCAATCCCTCCAGCTTACAGCGAATTTCCCGTTCAACCAGTTCTCTGGTTTCTTCCGTCATCACCCGAACATCGCCTTCCAGCTCAACGGAATCTTTAATGACGTTAAAGCTCCCTTTGCCGTCGAAGGAGCCGATCGTAATCGATGCTACATCAAACGGATTCAAACGGCGGCTTATAATCGTCTGTACAGCCTGAACAAAATAGCTGCCGGCAACGATCGCATCATTGGCCAGGTGAGGCGAGGATCCGTGTCCGCCTTTGCCTTTTATTTTTACTTTGAAGTAAGCTCGTCCGGTTTGTATGTTCCCTTCGCGATAATAGATTTTGCCCGTCTCCATCGTGGACATGACGTGGATGCCGAACACATGATCGACGCCATCCAAGCAGCCGTCTTTGATCATTTGTACAGCTCCGCCTGGAGGTTTCTCTTCC
This window harbors:
- a CDS encoding M20 family metallopeptidase, which codes for MKEAFMVKEQLFQRLSAKKDRIVEIRRYLHAHPELSFHEENTAKYIADFYADKNCEVRNNVGGNGIVVTIDSGKPGKTVAIRADFDALPIMEETGLPFASENPGVMHACGHDGHTAYMLILGETLIEMKDQLRGKVVILHQHAEEKPPGGAVQMIKDGCLDGVDHVFGIHVMSTMETGKIYYREGNIQTGRAYFKVKIKGKGGHGSSPHLANDAIVAGSYFVQAVQTIISRRLNPFDVASITIGSFDGKGSFNVIKDSVELEGDVRVMTEETRELVEREIRCKLEGLQETFGITYELNYLNDYPVLYNDPALTEFVAASLKSSAIPGVTGVERCEPQPPSEDFAYYAKERPSVFFYVGAMPADGKYYPHHHPKFDINEDSMLIAAQAMGAVVIDYLREDDK